In a single window of the Pyrococcus sp. NA2 genome:
- a CDS encoding HAD-IA family hydrolase: MIIAFDFDGTLVDSYTCIEEAFYNALKRTYPWLPGKRVIAKFLTKLELQFERPKFGKAKRKIKPPIRIFQGRFARTWFEERARLTRPLDGAREVLEELKDRGHVVISFSAEDFIPGIKEYRLKKSGLYDLFDDVIIFGRGLSIKEAFQIVRKKYGNETFVWVDDKPWRFIGNGDERTEYVWMYFPYTARFVTRDILDKIRHLHVIYDLWSLLTVVERLSV; encoded by the coding sequence ATGATAATAGCCTTTGACTTCGATGGAACACTCGTTGACAGCTATACATGCATAGAGGAGGCATTCTACAATGCCTTAAAGAGAACTTATCCCTGGCTCCCTGGAAAGAGAGTTATTGCAAAGTTCTTAACGAAGTTGGAGCTCCAATTTGAGAGGCCAAAGTTTGGCAAGGCAAAGAGAAAGATAAAACCTCCAATTAGAATTTTCCAGGGAAGATTTGCCAGGACATGGTTCGAAGAGAGGGCAAGATTAACAAGGCCCTTGGATGGAGCTAGGGAAGTCTTGGAGGAGTTAAAGGATAGGGGTCACGTTGTAATATCGTTTTCAGCAGAAGACTTCATCCCTGGGATAAAGGAGTATAGGCTGAAGAAGAGCGGACTCTATGACCTCTTTGACGATGTAATAATTTTTGGACGTGGATTGTCGATTAAAGAAGCCTTTCAAATTGTGAGGAAGAAGTACGGAAATGAAACTTTCGTGTGGGTCGATGATAAGCCTTGGAGGTTCATAGGTAATGGAGATGAAAGAACTGAATACGTCTGGATGTACTTTCCCTACACGGCAAGGTTCGTCACCAGAGATATCCTTGACAAGATTCGTCATCTTCACGTGATATATGACCTTTGGAGCCTTCTTACCGTCGTTGAGAGGTTGAGCGTTTGA